The DNA window TGTTATCAATAAAATTAACTGCGTCAACATACCAACCTTCTCTTTCCCTACCTTCTAAATCTATCTCACCAGCCCGTGCTGCAAGAACCGTTTCAACAGCATTCAAACGACCCATTAATCCAGGACGATGACATGTGCAACGAGGATCGCCAAGCCACCCTGCTGCGACAAGATTCTTAGGCATTTCAAGTTTTTCAACTAAATCCATCACTTCACTTTTCCATAATCCTACGACCGGTTGCATAACAGCAATTCTAGATGCGTTACTATAATCTCCTAATGTTTGCTCAGTACGTGTTCGAGATCCGACAACCCACAGATTATGTTGAATTCCATATGACCCAATTGCTGCCCACCGATATGTGTCTTCATCAAGAACAGTATTCTTAGGAAGATCTATAACCTCAACAGCCCCATACTGTCTAAACCAATCGGCAAATGCAAATTGTTCACCATAATGAATACCTTGTACCCACCCTTTCTCTTTCCCAGCAATCTGCGCAGCTCGAGAACAAATAAGATAGGTTAATCCTGAATCTGTGCCACTAAGACCTACAACCAAACCTGAAGAATCTTGGGCCGTTTGTACCACCCATGTTGCAAGAGATTCGAATGCTTTGTCTAAATCCAGAATGCGTGGTGTAATTGTTGCCATGATATCAAAACCAAATATGGGACGTATTTTATAAAAATTATTGAGTCCGAGTAAAAAATGAATACAGAACCCTCAAAATAGTGTATCAAAACTGAAACCGAATACTCATTAAAAAAATCAAATCAAAAGTTGAATCAGCCACACTACCCCTAATCCAACAAAACAACCAGCACCAATAAATGGCATCGCCGGATAAAACTTATTTTGTTTACCATACCACAGCAATAATCCTAACCCAACCAGAGCAAATACAGGAATAATTAAACTCTGCCACAACCCCATATCTTTGAGAATAACACCAGCAAAGAGCAATGGAAACGCAATATCTCCGCCACCTAAGATCGCAGTTCGTGATTCTTTTGGAGGGGGAAGAGGATTTTTTGCAGATTCATGTTTATTCTCTGCAACTTTAAGAGTAGAACGATTTTTCTCCGAATGATGTTTATCTCCATCAACATGTTTCGATTCACTTGATTTCTCTTTACCAAACCCATTCTTATTATCTTTACCATAAGGGATGAACAATCCCGCAAACACTTTCGCATTCGTAGTTTCTTGCGCGAGGGTTATCATATGCTTTGATTTCCACACCGCATACGCATCGTAGATACCAATTAAGATCAGTAAAATACTAACTGAAAAAAGATTAAGCAGAGGCACAAAAATTGCCGCAAGACCGCCATATAACAATAATTCTGTTGCGTTATGAACCCAAATATTAGGAAAAAATATTTTCCAAATACCCAGAATAAGCGCTAAGCCTAGAGCAATAAATGCTGGAAGAACAGAACCTAATGCGACAGTTAAGGATATCACAATAGACAGCAAGAACCATAGCTTCCAAACTTTTCTTAATTTATACTTCATCAAAATAAGTAAGAGTACAGTTCCCACCAAAATAGAGATCATAATCGGAACAAATGAAAAATCGCCTTTAATATCGTCTGGTCTCTCAAAAAGCGGGGTGGGATAAAAAGTCACTTCACCTTGAATTGCACTCTCGATTGGATCAATATACGTAACCAAAATGCCAATACCAATATATTGAGCACACAAAAAGAGCACGAGTAAAATCAAAGTAACGGGAATAGAATGTTTCATTACTAAAACAGAAAGAAGACTCTTTTAAAAGCGTTGTGATTAAGGTGCTTTAGCGTGCGTGCCAATAGAGATTCTCTGCCCTAATTTTCCCCCCATCCTAACTCTCCCCCACTAGGGGAAACTATTCCTTAATACCCCGCTCTTTCTTGAACAAAATTGGTGAACAAACATGGATTCAAACCCCGAAATATACATTAGTCAAATTGGTGATATGATGCTTTTTCCACAAGAGACAGAGATACCGTCTCAAACTGGACCTACAATGAAATATGCCCCCGCAGTCAGTCGAGACACTTTAACCCACTATGCTATGGCAGATTTTGGCAAAATGGCGCGAAATGATCCTCAACGCTTTGACCAAACTCTTGGAATCAAAGATGTGCGTGAAGTATATGTAACAAGTCTGCGTCACGTTGTTGAAAATGCGTATACCATCCTTCGACAGGGTGCGTCAACAAGTGAACTCGCAACAAGAGGATATGACACCGCAATGGATCTTATTGATCTTTTCCCTGTAAATTACGCAGTACGAGACAGCCAAAATCCACTACGAGCATCATTAGACCAAAGCCTCACTGCCTTTGCTCGTGCAAATCCAGACCAATTACAACACGCGCGAGCAACAATGATGGAATACGCCAATGTTGCACAGCGTTATGCGAACAGATTAGAACAAGGATTTGTATCATTACCCAAAATCTAATCGCAAACTCGTAGTTACGAAAAAAACGAGTCATCCACACGATATTCTTTTTTCTTTTCTTTTTGTGAAAATTCTGAGAATAACGGTACTTTAACAGGCAACGCAAATCGTGTAAATGTAGAGGTAACTAATGCTTCCCCTTTGTCTAACGAAGCTATCGTGCGAGTATCCTGACTAAGGTCCTGCGGTGCCGATTCAATAATCGCCTGACGTTCTGCACCCATCTCTAAACCAAGAATTATTTTGGTGTTCATATTTGCCAGAATACTTTTCGGGATTTCTGAAGGCAACTGCGTAATCGCCAGTAACCCAATCTTAAATTTACGTCCTTCGCGTGCAATACTCTCAAAAACATTCGAACCTTGTTCTAACACTTTCTTTCCTAATACTCGCGGTGCTTCTTCAAGAACAATAGAAATGACAGGTTTATCATCAAGACGACCTTCACGTTTATAGTATTTGTAGCGATCAAATAATTCACTCGCAATAATACTGCCAATCATAATTTCAAGTGATCCAGAAAAATAACTAGTATCAATAATCACTATTTTACCACGTTCCACTTCATTACATAATTCAGTAATCGTGTTCTCTCCTGCTATAGCATCAAAAACCCCGCGTGCTCGCAATTGACCATGATCTAATTCTAAATCAAGCAACGACACGAGTTTACGTTTAACAACTGCAATAGTGTCCTCATGAAATGCGACGCCCTCAATGCGTTTTTCCTCAAGAATGCATTTGATCCACTCGTCACCAAACCGTTTATGATACGCATACAAACACTGTCGTTGTGGTTCAGAAAGAGCAATCGCCCCACTAAAATGTTCTGGTTTAAGTTTACTTAAATTTAATTTAAGCGTGCGTGTGCCAACCGGCGGACTATACGGAGTATAATAGACTACATGTTGTTTAGAAGGATGATCTTTAAGACCCAATCCTGTACGGCCATAATATTCATCATGCGGATCAAGCACCACCATTCCCGCATATTCTTTACCAACAACATCCCACAATAAACACGACATCAAATTACTTTTCCCTTTACCTGTGCTTGCTGCAATCAGCATATGATGTGACAACACGTCTTTACCTGCAAGAGCAACAGAAAAATCTAACGCCTGACTACCGCTGCGTAAAGACCCTAAAAACAGAGGAGACTGCGGACGGGTAATAAAAGATAAATCATCTTTGACAATATTTCGCACTGAAGAAAAGAAGGGAGGAAGCATTTTACACAACGCAGCAGAAGAAATAGATCCTTTTGATTCAATAACTAACAGGGGTTTAAGTGATGCTACCTGATAATTTCGTAACGCTGGATCAAGAAGGGAAAATTGTTCCTCTTCTAAATTCATTCCTGCAACCATTTCAAGATTTTGTTGGGAAATTTGGCTGCCATACGAAAGATCATATACTTGCAAGATAAACTTCTTGCCTTCATGTTCAATGACACACAACTCCCCTAATTCAACCCTCTCGCCTGCTTTAACCCGCATCAAAATCGTTGAAAAGTTACCCCATACCACCTGCCCTTTAATCATAGCTATTTCCAGAGACGAATGGGTTTTTAATGATTTGGGTTGAGAAAGGATTACAATTCCAAACAAAAATCTTTATAAACAGACCCTATTTCTAAGCTCAATATGGAAGCAATTGTCATGCATTTTCGTCAAGGACGACATCATCAAAACACTCATCAAATGATTCTGCATATTGCACAATCAGCTGACGAAGCAAAACGCGTTGTAGGAAAACAAGTCGTGTGGACCTCACCCGCTGGCAAAGAGCTCAAAGGCACCATTTCCGCCCTTCACGGTCGCAATGGCAATGTTCGAGCTATT is part of the Candidatus Woesearchaeota archaeon genome and encodes:
- a CDS encoding ATP-binding protein; this encodes MKGQVVWGNFSTILMRVKAGERVELGELCVIEHEGKKFILQVYDLSYGSQISQQNLEMVAGMNLEEEQFSLLDPALRNYQVASLKPLLVIESKGSISSAALCKMLPPFFSSVRNIVKDDLSFITRPQSPLFLGSLRSGSQALDFSVALAGKDVLSHHMLIAASTGKGKSNLMSCLLWDVVGKEYAGMVVLDPHDEYYGRTGLGLKDHPSKQHVVYYTPYSPPVGTRTLKLNLSKLKPEHFSGAIALSEPQRQCLYAYHKRFGDEWIKCILEEKRIEGVAFHEDTIAVVKRKLVSLLDLELDHGQLRARGVFDAIAGENTITELCNEVERGKIVIIDTSYFSGSLEIMIGSIIASELFDRYKYYKREGRLDDKPVISIVLEEAPRVLGKKVLEQGSNVFESIAREGRKFKIGLLAITQLPSEIPKSILANMNTKIILGLEMGAERQAIIESAPQDLSQDTRTIASLDKGEALVTSTFTRFALPVKVPLFSEFSQKEKKKEYRVDDSFFS
- a CDS encoding 50S ribosomal protein L35ae, with product MEAIVMHFRQGRHHQNTHQMILHIAQSADEAKRVVGKQVVWTSPAGKELKGTISALHGRNGNVRAIFAEAGLPGQALGQKVKIL